The window CCTCCGGCTCGTCGGCGAACAGCGACTCCTCCTGGGCGGGCGCGGTCTCGACGGGCTCGTCGTCGTCGGCGTCGTCCTCGACCTCGGCGGGCCGCGCGGCGACGGCCGGGACCGACTCGACCACGCGCGGCGGCGCGGGCGCGGCGGCGGCGCCGTCGGACTCGCGACCCGCGGCGTCGTAGAGGTCGCCCATGCCGCCCTCGAGCAGCGAGAGGTCGGCGGTCAGGCGGTTGGCGCCGGTGCGCAGCGACTCGACCAGCCCGCTCAGCTCGGACTCCATCGCATCCACGCGCTGGAGCATCTGCTTGGTCGCCGACGACACCTGGCCGACGTGCTGCTGGGAGCGCTCGACCGCGTCGTCGCGCGTGTCGCGCGCGGCGTCTTCGGCCTCGTTGCGGATGCGGGCCGCCTCGTCCTGGGCGCCCTGCTCGATCGCGGCGGCGGACGACTCGGCGGCCTCGACGATCGACCGGACCTGCTCGGACGCGGCCTGCGCGATCGACGCCGGCGACGACTTCGCCGGAGCGGCGGCCGCGGCGGCCCCGCCGCCGGCGCCGACGCGGCGGCGCAGGTCATCGACTTCATCGGCGATCCGCGCGAGGTGCGCGTCGACCGCCTCGGGCTCGTATCCGCGACGCCCGATGGGGAAGTCGCGCTTCTCGATGCTCTGCCGGTCCAGGGCCATGGCGCGAACCTTAGCTGTCACGCCGGAAGGGAGAGCACATCGCCCTCGCGGCGCACCAGGCCGTCCGCGACCAGCGACGCGATCGCCCGTTCCAGGCGCTCCAGCTCGATGCCGTCCGGGAGGTCGGTGCCGGACGCCAGCGCCTCGATCACGCGGCCGCGGACGTAGCGGTTCGAGTCCTCGAAGCGCTCGCGCCTGGCCCCGCTCCCCCGCGCCGGGATCACGACCGCGTGGGCGCTCGCGCAGTGGCCCGCGACCGGGCACGCGCCGCACGCCGCTTCGCGCGCGCGGCATACGGTGGCGCCGAGCTCCATCAGCGCCTGCCCGAGGTCCGGCGGCGTGGCGTCCGGCTCAAACGCGGTCCGCTCCAGGACGCGCCGGACGTTCGTGTCGACCGGCAGCTCGTCGCGCCCGAAGGCGAACGCGCCGACCGCCGCGGCGGTGTACGGGCCGATGCCCGGGAGCTCGCGCAGGTCGTCCGGCCAGCCGTGCTCGGCGACGTGCGCGCAGGCCTCGCGCAGCCGCAGCGCGCGGCGGTTGTAGCCGAGCCCGACCCACTCGCCGAGCACGTCGGCGATCGGCGCGGCGGCCAGCGCGGGCGCGTCGGGCCAGCGCTCCAGCCACGCCAGCCAGCGCGGGATCACCCGCGCGACCTGCGTCTGCTGCAGCATGACCTCGGAGACGAGGATCGCGTAGGGATCGCGCGTCCGGCGCCACGGCAGGTCGCGCGCCTCGCGGGCGTACCAGGCGAGCAGGGCGGCGTCGAAGGTCCGGACGGCGGGCGGCAACGCCCGCGGACGCTAGCGCCCACCCCGGCCGGGTGACGCGCCGTCACCCCGGACGCCGTGAGGCTGGCGCGGTGAACCAGGCGATCCCCCAGCTCATCACCGCCGCGCTGGTCGGCGCGATGTCGCCGGTCGCGACGATGGCGACGATCGCCGTGCTGTCGACCGGCCGCCGGCCGCTGATCGACGCGCTCTGCCTGCTGCTCGGTTGGACGATCGTGCTCGTGGTCCTCGCCGGGGCGATCCGGGCGCTGCTGCCCGAGCACGGCTCGGCGGTGAGCGAGCAGACCAGGGCCGTGTTCAACGTCTTCGTCGGGGTGCTGCTGCTGTCGTTCGGGCTGCGCCAGGTGATCGGCGCGCGCCACCCGCTCGCGCACGTGGTCGAGGGCCGCGAGGAGCTGCGCCAGAGGCCACCCGGGTGGATGAACGCGTTCGACAAGCTCACGCCGCTGAAGGCGGTCGCGATCGGCGCGGTGCTGCTGCTGGTCTCCCCCGCCGACCTCGCGGTCTACATGAGCGCGCTGCAGGGCGTCTCCGGCAACGCCTTCAGCGCGGGCACGCGGCTCTTGTTGGTGGTGTTGCTGGTCCTGGCGATCGACCTCTGCATCCTGATCCCACTCGGGATCTACCTCGCGATGGGCGAGCGCGCGCACGGGATCCTGCTCCGCCTGCGCTCCTGGTTGATCGACAACAACAGGAGGGCGACGGCCTGGGTCCTGCTCGTCTTCGGCCTGTTCTCGCTGGGCAGCGGGATCAGCGCGCTGGTGTGAACCACTCGCCGCGGGCGATCCGCGCTCACCCGCGCGGCCGCGAGGGTGGCAGGCATGACCGACTCCGCCGGCGACGCCGCGCCCTACAACGACCCGCGGGACCCGCGGCTGGACGACCCGGCCCGCCGCCCCGGCGGCGACGACAGGGGCGGCAGCGGCCGCGGCTGGATGCTCGCCTTCACCGGCCTCGTCGCGCTCGTCGTCGGCCTCGGCGCCGGCCTGCTGATCGACTCCGGCGGCGGCGACACCAAGACCGTCCACACCGGCGTCAAGACCGTCACCTCGACCGTCAACACCACCAACCTGGGCGTGACCGTGAGGCAGCCGACCACGACGGTCACCCAGACCGTCACCGCGCCGCCGGAGACCGTGACGGTCACGGTCCCGGGCGAGAGCGCGACGCAGACGACGGGCTAGGCCGGCGCCTCCAGGTCCGTCAGCTGGCGCAGGTCGCGGCGCAGCTCGCGGATCTCGTCGCGCAGGCGCGCGGCGTACTCGAAGCGCAGGTCCTCGGCGGCCTCGAGCATGTCCTTCTCCAGCTCGATGATCGTCTTCTCCAGCTCGCTGGAGGTCAGCGTCTCGGACTTGACCTTCTTGCGATCGGTCCGGCTGCGGCCGCGCCTCGGCGTCTTGGAGTCGCCCTGCAGGAACTCGGCGATGTCGCTGATGCCCTTGACGATCGACGCCGCGGTGATGCCGTGGTCCTCGTTGTACTTCAACTGGATCGCGCGGCGGCGGTCGGTCTCGCCGAGCGCGGCCTTCATCGCCGCGGTCTCCTTGTCGGCGTACATGATGACCTTGCCGTCCACGTTGCGGGCGGCGCGGCCGATCGTCTGGATCAGCGACGTCTCGCCGCGGAGGAAGCCCTCCTTGTCGGCGTCGAGGATCGCGACCAGCGAGACCTCCGGCAGGTCCAGCCCCTCGCGCAGCAGGTTGACGCCGACGAGGACGTCGTACTCGCCCAGCCGCAGGTCGCGGATGATCTCGATGCGCTCCAGCGTGTCGACCTCGGAGTGCAGGTAGCGGACCTTGAACCCCATCTCGAGCAGGTAGTCGGTCAGGTCCTCCGACATCTTCTTGGTCAACGTCGTGACCAGCACGCGCTCGTTGCGGTCGACGACCTCGCGGACCTCGTTCATCAGGTCGTCGATCTGGTTGCGCGTCGGCCGGACGTCGACGGGCGGGTCGACGATGCCGGTCGGCCGGACGATCTGCTCGACGATCGCGCCGGCGTGCGCGCGCTCGTACTGACCCGGCGTCGCGCTGACGAAGACCATCTGCGGCGCGATCGTCAGGAACTCGTCGAAGGTCTGCGGGCGGTTGTCCAGCGCGCTCGGCAGCCGGAAGCCGTAGTCGATCAGCGTCTGCTTGCGCGAGCGGTCGCCTTCGTACATCCCACCGATCTGAGGCACCGTCTGGTGGGACTCGTCGATCATCAGGACGTAGTCGTCGGGGTAGTAGTCCAGCAGGCAGTACGGCCGGTCGCCGGGCATGCGGCCGTCGAGGATCCGCGAGTAGTTCTCGATGCCGTTGCAGAAGCCCATCTCCCGCAGCATCTCCATGTCGTACTGCGTGCGCTGGCGCAGGCGGTGGGACTCCAGCAGCTTGCCCTCGGCCTCCAGCTCCTGGCAGCGCGCGTTGAGCTCGCGCCCGATCTCCTCGACCGTGCGCTCCATCGTGCCCTCGCGCACGTTGTAGTGCGACGCCGGCCAGATCCCGACGTGCTCGAGGTCGGCGTGGACGAGCTCGCCGGTCAGCGGATCGAACTCCTGCAGCGACTCGACCTCGTCGCCGAAGAACGTGGCGCGGTAGGCGGTCGACTCGTGCTGGGCCGGGAAGATCTCCAGCGCCTCGCCGCGGACCCGGAACGTCCCGCGCCCGAGCGCCTGGTCGTTGCGGTTGTACTGGATCGTCACCAGCTTGCGCAGCAGGAGGTCGCGGTCGACCTCCTCGCCCTTCCTCAGGAGCACCAGGTTGTCGTTGTACGTCTCCGGCGAGCCGAGGCCGAAGATCGCCGACACCGACGCCACGATGATCACGTCGCGGCGCCCGAGCAGCGCGGCGGTCGCCGCGTGGCGCAGCCGGTCGATCTCCTCGTTGATCGCCGAGTCCTTCTCGATGTACAGGTCCTTGCTCGGGACGTAGGCCTCGGGCTGGTAGTAGTCGTAGTACGACACGAAGTACTCGACCGCGTTGTCGGGGAAGAACGACCGGAACTCGTTGCAGAGCTGGGCGGCCAGCGTCTTGTTGTGGGCCATCACGAGCGTCGGGCGCTGCACGCGCTCGATCACCGAGGCCATCGTCATCGTCTTGCCCGTGCCGGTCGCGCCGAGCAGCGTCGTCATCGGCACCCCGGCGTCCAGAGCCTTCGCGATCCCGTCGATCGCCTTGGGCTGATCAGCCATCGGGCTGAAGTTCGCATCGAGGCGGAAGGGCGGCATGCATACCAGGGTACCCGCCGATGCGGTCCGTTCCGGTCCGCGTTCTCGCGCGGTTTGACCTCCGGCGAACCGGGAGAAGACGTACGCCATGGCAACGACGGCGGGGCGTGGCGGCGGCTACCCGGATCGAGGCGGCAACGGGGTCGGCCGCTGGGGCGGCATCTTCGACCGCAAACGCGGCAAGCAGCTGAAGTCCGACGACGACGGCGGGTCCGGCGGCCTACGGCGCGCCGTCGGCGCGCTGGACCTGATGGCGCTCGGCATCGGCGGCACGATCGGCACCGGCATCTTCGTGATCATCGGCGAGGCGATCGGCAAGTCCGGCCCCGCGATCATCCTCAGCTTCGCGCTGGCCGGGATCACGTGCGTCTTCTCCGCGCTGTCGTACTCCGAGCTGGCGGCGGCGATCCCGATCTCCGGCTCCGCCTACACCTACAGCTACGCCACGCTGGGCGAGCTCGTCGCCTGGATCATCGGCTGGGACCTGATCATCGAGTACGGGTTCTCCGTGTCGACCATCGCCGTCGGCTGGGGCGGCTATCTGAAGGACCTGCTCGACAGCCTCTTCTCGATCAACCTGCCCGACGCGATCACCGCGCCGCCGGGCGACGGCGGCACCGTGAACCTCTTCGCCGCCGGCCTCGTCCTGGCCGTGATGTGCCTGCTGCTGGCCGGCGTCCGCGAGAGCACGCGCGCCAACACGGTGCTGGTCCTGACCAAGCTGCTGATCCTGGTGTTCTTCATCGTGATCGGGATCACGCACTTCACCGGCCACCACTTCAAGCCGTTCGCGCCGCACGGCACGTCCGGGACCGTCGACGCCGCCGCGCTGATCTTCTTCGCCTACATCGGCTTCGACGCGGTCTCGACGAC is drawn from Conexibacter woesei Iso977N and contains these coding sequences:
- a CDS encoding GAP family protein, whose product is MNQAIPQLITAALVGAMSPVATMATIAVLSTGRRPLIDALCLLLGWTIVLVVLAGAIRALLPEHGSAVSEQTRAVFNVFVGVLLLSFGLRQVIGARHPLAHVVEGREELRQRPPGWMNAFDKLTPLKAVAIGAVLLLVSPADLAVYMSALQGVSGNAFSAGTRLLLVVLLVLAIDLCILIPLGIYLAMGERAHGILLRLRSWLIDNNRRATAWVLLVFGLFSLGSGISALV
- the uvrB gene encoding excinuclease ABC subunit UvrB — its product is MPPFRLDANFSPMADQPKAIDGIAKALDAGVPMTTLLGATGTGKTMTMASVIERVQRPTLVMAHNKTLAAQLCNEFRSFFPDNAVEYFVSYYDYYQPEAYVPSKDLYIEKDSAINEEIDRLRHAATAALLGRRDVIIVASVSAIFGLGSPETYNDNLVLLRKGEEVDRDLLLRKLVTIQYNRNDQALGRGTFRVRGEALEIFPAQHESTAYRATFFGDEVESLQEFDPLTGELVHADLEHVGIWPASHYNVREGTMERTVEEIGRELNARCQELEAEGKLLESHRLRQRTQYDMEMLREMGFCNGIENYSRILDGRMPGDRPYCLLDYYPDDYVLMIDESHQTVPQIGGMYEGDRSRKQTLIDYGFRLPSALDNRPQTFDEFLTIAPQMVFVSATPGQYERAHAGAIVEQIVRPTGIVDPPVDVRPTRNQIDDLMNEVREVVDRNERVLVTTLTKKMSEDLTDYLLEMGFKVRYLHSEVDTLERIEIIRDLRLGEYDVLVGVNLLREGLDLPEVSLVAILDADKEGFLRGETSLIQTIGRAARNVDGKVIMYADKETAAMKAALGETDRRRAIQLKYNEDHGITAASIVKGISDIAEFLQGDSKTPRRGRSRTDRKKVKSETLTSSELEKTIIELEKDMLEAAEDLRFEYAARLRDEIRELRRDLRQLTDLEAPA
- a CDS encoding amino acid permease → MATTAGRGGGYPDRGGNGVGRWGGIFDRKRGKQLKSDDDGGSGGLRRAVGALDLMALGIGGTIGTGIFVIIGEAIGKSGPAIILSFALAGITCVFSALSYSELAAAIPISGSAYTYSYATLGELVAWIIGWDLIIEYGFSVSTIAVGWGGYLKDLLDSLFSINLPDAITAPPGDGGTVNLFAAGLVLAVMCLLLAGVRESTRANTVLVLTKLLILVFFIVIGITHFTGHHFKPFAPHGTSGTVDAAALIFFAYIGFDAVSTTGEEADNPQRDLPIGIIGSLILVTIVYILVAVAAIGLVPTSVMDGADAPLTEAIRQGAGLGDWAGDIMSFGALIAITSVVLTIYYGQTRIFFSMCRDGLVPAGRWLSKLSPRHVPIRITLLFGILIAIMAALIPLSELAELVNIGTLFAFLLVNIGVIVLRRLEPDMERPFRVPFVPIFPLIGAALCIYLMTKLQGTTWWRFGIWLAIGLLIYAFYGRFHSRVHRDLEPEPEPAS
- a CDS encoding DNA repair protein, translating into MPPAVRTFDAALLAWYAREARDLPWRRTRDPYAILVSEVMLQQTQVARVIPRWLAWLERWPDAPALAAAPIADVLGEWVGLGYNRRALRLREACAHVAEHGWPDDLRELPGIGPYTAAAVGAFAFGRDELPVDTNVRRVLERTAFEPDATPPDLGQALMELGATVCRAREAACGACPVAGHCASAHAVVIPARGSGARRERFEDSNRYVRGRVIEALASGTDLPDGIELERLERAIASLVADGLVRREGDVLSLPA
- a CDS encoding DivIVA domain-containing protein, giving the protein MALDRQSIEKRDFPIGRRGYEPEAVDAHLARIADEVDDLRRRVGAGGGAAAAAAPAKSSPASIAQAASEQVRSIVEAAESSAAAIEQGAQDEAARIRNEAEDAARDTRDDAVERSQQHVGQVSSATKQMLQRVDAMESELSGLVESLRTGANRLTADLSLLEGGMGDLYDAAGRESDGAAAAPAPPRVVESVPAVAARPAEVEDDADDDEPVETAPAQEESLFADEPEAAEEVAPDAAEPATPSVSAASGGDDAEGARLVALNMALNGTSREETDRYLAENFDLADRAGLLDEVYATVES